The DNA window AGGCACTACTACATTTAGCTACAAAAGTTTGAACCATTTAAATTTTGGCAGTTCAATGAACGACAAATGAAATCAAATGATGAATTGTTATTAAACAGCTGTAATCAAACATAAATAATAATGATGTATAAAAAAACGTCTTAACCCTTTATAGGTAGACGTTTTTTCGTTATGGATGAATGATTTTTAAATGTTAAATAGGACATCTCGTCCACCAATACCAGTTGGACCAATGTATCTTTGAGATAGTTCATTAAAGAACTGAACAGAGACTGCCGTTAGTTTTTGATTGATCGCTAGCGGTGTTAATTGGGACTTTAATAAGCTAATAACCGACCGATCATTTTTAGTTTTTTCTAAAGCTTTTTTAGCAGAAACAAAAATACTTTTTTCAGTATCTGAAATAGTGTTATTTGACAATAATTCAGAAAGCGAATCGTGTAGCCAATCTGCATCTGGTTTTTTGAATGTCATAGGATCCCTCTTTTTTTAATTAGATCAAGTTAAAACCCAACCATCAAACATAACGCTGATCGAATTTACTAGACATTAGCACAGACAAACTGCTGTTGCAATGAAATTTTGGTCAACGAATTTGCGTTTGCTATAATTCAAACAGATTATGCAAAACGATATTTTCAAAACTAATTTTGGCCAGTACGCTTTATCAAAACGCCTTGGGGAACCACTGGTTGTTTTTTAAGCGGCATGGATTCTTTTAGCAGCTTACAAACCTTTCAGCCTGTCATTGATCAGTTTCCTGATCATTTCGGTGTTTTAGCTGTCGATTACCTGGGGATGGGACTGAGCAAAGCGGCTGATCGCGATTATTGTTTTTCCGATGAGCTTCAAGCCATTTATCATATGATCGATCAATGTGCTGCTAAACAAGTCATTGTCGTTGCACACAGCATTGCTGGCGTCTATGCATTGGCTTTATCGCAAAAATTATCAAACTTAGCTGCCTTTATTGGGATTGAACCAACTACTAGAGAAATTATTACTAATCCGCCTCGGGATCCTGAGTATGTAAAAGCAGCTGAAAAATTCAAACATTTAACCCAAGCGCAAGGCAGCAGCTGGATTCATGCACAACTTGACCGCTGTTTTTCCAAGGAACAAGCAGCCTTAATTTGGCAAACATCTGAAAAGGCATCTAATGCTTTGACAACTG is part of the Oenococcus sicerae genome and encodes:
- a CDS encoding bacteriocin immunity protein, translated to MTFKKPDADWLHDSLSELLSNNTISDTEKSIFVSAKKALEKTKNDRSVISLLKSQLTPLAINQKLTAVSVQFFNELSQRYIGPTGIGGRDVLFNI
- a CDS encoding alpha/beta fold hydrolase encodes the protein MDSFSSLQTFQPVIDQFPDHFGVLAVDYLGMGLSKAADRDYCFSDELQAIYHMIDQCAAKQVIVVAHSIAGVYALALSQKLSNLAAFIGIEPTTREIITNPPRDPEYVKAAEKFKHLTQAQGSSWIHAQLDRCFSKEQAALIWQTSEKASNALTTDDEKRLQSIFDSINWQSEIKLPNNLPSVIFTEAYRKKEYCRSEYMTNHRQSQVIAAGTFHYLHWEIPTEISKTMIDIISSL